In the genome of Quercus robur chromosome 3, dhQueRobu3.1, whole genome shotgun sequence, one region contains:
- the LOC126717336 gene encoding probable LRR receptor-like serine/threonine-protein kinase At3g47570, which yields MRHFHFSLMLFILFFQIFACYSARKVGGIDSGTETEVLLSFKSLVSDPQNALSGWNISYSHCTWFGVNCTSSTTKVQSLHLSSLGLFGIIPPQLSNLTSLKTLDLSNNSFFGQIPSELGHLTSLQHIILVGNIINGTIPISLSHCRRLETIMFRNNKLTGHLPRELGRLHRLKVLDASMNNLTGAIPSTFGNLSTLTVLNMSRTQIYGEIPNELGRLNNLVTLQLSENQLSGEIPFSIFNISSLKFLSLTLNRLVGKLPSNIGLTLPKIRDLRLASNHLEGPIPSSLSNASYIEHLDLSSNNFTGHIPLLGNLKHLVQLLLGANSLSSTTKLNFQVFDSLTNCTLLSKILLNSNQLAGELPPSVANLSVNLQHFCVYDNFLTGSFPQRLEKYQNLVSLSIEKNFFEGKIPNSIGKLQKLERLMVSGNLFSGEIPDIFSNLTWLYELDMANNRLSGRIPMSIATCQRLEMLVLRRTALSGSIPKQIFELPQLKFLLLANNSLSGFLPDEFGHLRQLEFMDISGNQLSGNIPAITERYSILQYLNIARNRITGSIPKSLENLAALESLDLSSNNLSGLIPTELENLNALQMLNLSFNSLEGEVPKNGVFANISWDSLQGNKQLCVFDHETAEKLRVTTCVTKTKSNSDLVLKVIIPTSSFIVLVCALCLVCAVITKKKRKTINNQSSSSELKGLPPRLSYSEIQLATNGFDTKNLIGRGAFGSVYRAVFSTGESGIHTTVAVKVLDLTQSKASKSFVTECEALRNIRHRNLVKVFTSCSSIDHTGAEFKALAMEFMSNGNLDKWLYPEDVECGSTLTLTQRLNIAIDVASALDYLHHDCDPPVVHCDLKPGNVLLDEDMTAHVGDFGLARFLSHDSSQTGSSTIGLKGSIGYIAPEYGLGGKASTSGDVYSFGILLLEMIIAKKPTDGIFQEGLSINKFISEVHESKILDIADPKLFKDNESFLQNSSANYSSGDDSSSKNKNNIAFRGEECVASMVRVGLSCAADSLKERFTMREALSKLQEIKRCSSG from the exons ATGAGGCATTTTCATTTCTCCTTAATGCTTTTCATcctcttttttcaaattttcgcTTGCTATAGTGCGAGAAAGGTAGGGGGTATTGACTCTGGCACTGAAACAGAAGTACTCTTATCTTTCAAATCCTTGGTGTCTGATCCCCAAAATGCTCTGTCTGGGTGGAATATAAGTTATTCTCACTGTACTTGGTTTGGGGTCAACTGCACCAGCAGTACAACAAAAGTCCAATCACTGCACCTTAGCAGTCTGGGACTCTTTGGTATTATTCCCCCTCAGCTCTCCAACCTCACTTCCCTCAAAACTCTAGACCTTTCAAACAACTCCTTTTTTGGTCAAATTCCTTCTGAGCTTGGCCATCTTACTAGCCTTCAGCATATAATTCTCGTGGGGAACATAATTAATGGCACGATCCCTATCAGTCTATCTCATTGTCGTAGGCTTGAAACTATAATGTTTCGGAACAACAAACTTACTGGTCATCTTCCTCGTGAACTAGGCCGACTTCATAGACTGAAAGTTCTTGACGCGTCCATGAACAATCTTACTGGTGCAATTCCCTCTACTTTTGGCAATCTCTCCACTCTTACCGTTCTCAACATGTCAAGAACTCAGATATATGGCGAAATTCCAAATGAGTTGGGTCGTCTCAATAATCTTGTCACTCTTCAACTCTCGGAGAATCAATTAAGTGGTGAGATtcccttttcaattttcaacatttCCTCCCTGAAGTTCTTATCTCTCACACTAAACAGGCTAGTTGGAAAGCTTCCCTCCAATATAGGCCTTACCCTTCCCAAAATAAGGGATCTCCGCTTGGCCAGCAATCATCTGGAAGGACCAATACCAAGTTCTTTATCCAATGCTTCATATATTGAACACCTTGATCTCTCCTCAAATAATTTCACTGGGCATATTCCTTTACTTGGTAACTTGAAACATCTTGTCCAGTTACTCCTTGGTGCGAACAGTTTATCTTCTACAACAAAACTGAATTTCCAAGTATTTGACTCCCTTACAAACTGTACCCTGCTAAGCAAAATCCTTCTGAATTCTAACCAATTAGCTGGTGAACTTCCCCCTTCTGTCGCAAATCTCTCGGTCAATCTCCaacatttttgtgtttatgataATTTCCTGACCGGTAGCTTCCCTCAAAGATTGGAAAAGTACCAAAACCTTGTGTCCTTATCAattgagaaaaattttttcGAAGGCAAAATACCAAACTCAATTGGAAAACTTCAGAAACTAGAAAGACTTATGGTTTCTGGCAACTTGTTCTCTGGAGAAATTCCGGATATCTTTAGCAATCTTACGTGGCTATATGAGCTAGACATGGCAAACAACCGGTTATCTGGTAGAATTCCTATGAGTATAGCAACATGCCAGCGATTAGAGATGCTTGTTCTACGAAGGACAGCCCTCAGTGGCAGCATTCCAAAGCAAATTTTTGAGCTTCCCCAGCTAAAATTTTTGCTGTTGGCAAATAACAGCTTAAGCGGTTTTCTGCCCGATGAATTTGGCCATTTGAGACAGCTTGAATTCATGGACATTTCTGGAAACCAGCTATCCGGAAATATTCCTGCAATAACCGAGAGATACTCAATTTTGCAATATCTCAACATTGCAAGAAACAGGATAACTGGCTCAATACCAAAGTCACTGGAAAATCTAGCAGCACTGGAGAGCTTGGATCTTTCTTCCAACAATCTCTCTGGCCTAATCCCGACAGAATTGGAGAACCTCAATGCTTTGCAGATGTTAAATTTGTCTTTCAATAGCTTGGAAGGAGAAGTACCGAAAAATGGTGTCTTTGCCAACATCAGCTGGGATTCTCTACAGGGAAACAAACAGCTCTGCGTATTTGACCATGAGACTGCAGAAAAGCTAAGAGTCACTACTTGTGTGACAAAAACAAAATCGAACTCAGATTTAGTGCTCAAAGTCATTATTCCAACCTCTTCTTTCATTGTGCTTGTGTGTGCATTGTGTTTAGTATGTGCAGTGATcaccaaaaagaagagaaagacaaTAAACAATCAAAGTTCATCATCTGAACTGAAGGGTTTACCGCCAAGGCTATCTTACTCTGAAATCCAGCTTGCAACAAACGGGtttgacacaaaaaatttgataggGAGAGGAGCTTTTGGGTCTGTATATAGAGCTGTTTTCAGTACTGGTGAAAGTGGAATCCACACCACAGTTGCAGTCAAGGTTCTTGACTTGACACAAAGCAAAGCTTCCAAGAGTTTTGTCACAGAATGTGAAGCTCTCAGAAACATCCGGCATCGGAACCTTGTTAAGGTCTTCACTTCTTGCTCCAGCATTGATCACACAGGAGCTGAATTCAAGGCTTTAGCTATGGAATTCATGTCTAATGGTAACTTGGATAAGTGGTTGTACCCAGAGGATGTTGAGTGTGGATCAACTCTGACCTTGACCCAGAGACTGAATATTGCTATTGATGTAGCTTCTGCGTTAGATTACCTACATCATGATTGTGACCCACCTGTAGTCCATTGCGACTTGAAACCTGGAAATGTGCTTTTAGATGAAGATATGACTGCTCATGTAGGAGATTTTGGGTTAGCAAGGTTTCTCTCTCATGATTCATCACAGACTGGGAGTAGCACAATCGGACTAAAAGGCTCAATTGGTTATATTGCTCCAG AGTATGGCTTGGGTGGAAAGGCTTCAACCAGCGGGGATGTCTATAGTTTTGGGATACTGCTGCTTGAGATGATCATTGCCAAGAAGCCCACAGATGGGATTTTCCAGGAAGGTTTAAGCATAAACAAGTTCATCTCCGAAGTGCATGAGAGTAAAATCTTGGATATTGCTGATCCAAAGCTTTTCAAGGATAATGAATCTTTTTTGCAAAACAGCAGTGCTAATTATTCTTCTGGTGATGATAGCAGcagcaagaacaaaaacaacattGCTTTCAGAGGTGAAGAGTGCGTGGCTTCTATGGTGAGAGTTGGACTGTCTTGTGCTGCTGATTCATTGAAAGAACGTTTTACTATGAGAGAAGCCTTATCGAAGTTGCAAGAGATTAAAAGATGTTCTAGTGGATGA